In Arthrobacter sp. StoSoilB5, one genomic interval encodes:
- the atpA gene encoding F0F1 ATP synthase subunit alpha, protein MAELTINADDVRNALNEFAASYEPGNAERVEVGRVTTASDGIARVEGLPSVMANELLRFEDGTLGLAQNLDVREIGVIILGDFTGIEEGQEVHRTGEILSVPVGDAFLGRVVDPLGQPIDDLGEIKAETTRALELQAPGVTERKSVHEPMQTGLKAIDAMIPIGRGQRQLIIGDRQTGKTAIAVDTIINQKANWASGDVTKQVRCVYVGVGQKASTIAAVRQTLEDHGALEYTTIVASPASDPAGFKYLAPYAGSAIGQHWMYGGKHVLVIFDDLSKQAEAYRAVSLLLRRPPGREAYPGDVFYLHSRLLERCAKLSDELGAGSMTGLPIVETKANDVSAYIPTNVISITDGQIFLQSDLFNANQRPAVDVGVSVSRVGGAAQVKSMKKVSGTLKLDLAQYRDMQAFAMFASDLDAASRQQLTRGARLMELLKQGQYSPFPVEDQVVSIWAGTNGYLDDVPVEDISRFESEFLEHLKHKSSILTTLAQTNVLDDDTAAALKEAILSFKKGFFGEGDNRLVGAGHEEHEAISGGDVDQEKIVKQKR, encoded by the coding sequence ATGGCCGAATTGACCATCAACGCCGACGACGTCCGTAATGCGTTGAACGAGTTCGCGGCGTCCTACGAACCCGGAAACGCAGAGCGCGTAGAGGTTGGTCGTGTGACCACCGCAAGTGACGGCATCGCCCGTGTTGAGGGTCTTCCCTCGGTCATGGCGAACGAGCTGCTTCGCTTCGAAGATGGCACGCTGGGCCTCGCCCAGAACCTTGACGTCCGCGAGATCGGTGTCATTATCCTCGGTGACTTCACCGGTATCGAAGAAGGCCAGGAAGTTCACCGCACCGGTGAGATCCTGTCCGTTCCGGTTGGCGATGCCTTCCTCGGTCGCGTTGTCGACCCGCTGGGCCAGCCGATCGACGACCTCGGCGAGATCAAGGCCGAGACCACCCGTGCACTGGAACTCCAGGCTCCGGGCGTCACCGAGCGCAAGTCGGTTCACGAACCGATGCAGACCGGCCTCAAGGCTATTGACGCCATGATTCCGATCGGCCGTGGCCAGCGTCAGCTGATCATTGGTGACCGCCAGACGGGCAAGACCGCAATCGCTGTGGACACCATCATCAACCAGAAGGCCAACTGGGCTTCCGGCGATGTTACCAAGCAGGTACGTTGCGTTTACGTTGGTGTTGGCCAGAAGGCTTCCACCATTGCCGCAGTACGCCAGACCCTTGAGGACCACGGCGCGCTGGAATACACCACCATCGTGGCCTCCCCGGCCTCGGACCCCGCTGGCTTCAAGTACCTGGCACCGTATGCAGGATCGGCCATCGGCCAGCACTGGATGTATGGCGGCAAGCACGTTCTGGTGATCTTCGATGACCTGTCCAAGCAGGCTGAAGCCTACCGCGCCGTGTCGCTGCTGCTGCGTCGTCCGCCGGGACGTGAAGCTTACCCCGGTGACGTCTTCTACTTGCACTCCCGCTTGCTGGAGCGTTGCGCAAAGCTCTCCGACGAGCTCGGCGCAGGCTCGATGACCGGCCTTCCGATCGTCGAAACCAAGGCAAACGACGTTTCCGCCTACATCCCCACCAACGTGATCTCCATCACCGATGGCCAGATCTTCCTCCAGTCGGACCTCTTCAACGCCAACCAGCGCCCTGCTGTTGACGTTGGTGTGTCCGTCTCCCGCGTTGGTGGCGCTGCCCAGGTCAAGTCGATGAAGAAGGTCTCCGGTACCTTGAAGCTGGACCTTGCCCAGTACCGAGACATGCAGGCATTCGCCATGTTCGCCTCGGACCTGGATGCGGCTTCCCGCCAGCAGCTGACCCGTGGCGCACGCCTGATGGAACTGCTCAAGCAGGGCCAGTACTCACCGTTCCCGGTTGAGGACCAGGTTGTTTCCATCTGGGCTGGTACCAACGGCTACCTGGACGACGTCCCGGTTGAGGACATCAGCCGCTTCGAGTCCGAGTTCCTGGAGCACCTGAAGCACAAGTCCTCCATCCTGACCACGCTGGCTCAGACCAACGTCCTGGATGACGACACCGCCGCAGCACTGAAGGAAGCAATCTTGTCCTTCAAGAAGGGCTTCTTCGGTGAAGGCGACAACCGACTGGTTGGCGCCGGCCACGAAGAGCACGAAGCGATTTCCGGCGGCGACGTCGACCAGGAAAAGATCGTCAAGCAGAAGCGCTAG
- a CDS encoding F0F1 ATP synthase subunit delta, whose product MAGISSESLTTALAQLEAKLPFASLQLAKDLFGILGTVDSSAGLRRALTDPSRSGDEKSALVKQLFSGKVSADAAEIAGGLASLRWASARDIGDALETLAATVVIAVAENKSAVSASGITGLEELENDLFAFNQTVASSHEVQRALSEPQASAAAKVVLAEKLVPGISEEAKVLIGQAVTQPRGVKPSKLVESFAKLAAKRQQRWIATVSVTRPLTETQASRLQAGLDALYGRELKVNVNVDPRLIGGIRVQVGDEVLDASVIGRLTDLRRQLAG is encoded by the coding sequence ATGGCAGGTATATCGAGCGAATCGCTGACCACGGCGCTGGCGCAGTTGGAAGCCAAGCTTCCTTTTGCCTCGCTGCAGTTGGCAAAGGACCTCTTCGGAATCCTGGGAACGGTGGACAGCTCGGCTGGCTTGCGCCGCGCCCTGACTGACCCGTCCCGTAGCGGAGACGAGAAGTCGGCGCTGGTCAAGCAGCTGTTTAGCGGAAAAGTCTCCGCTGATGCTGCTGAAATCGCAGGCGGATTGGCTAGCTTACGCTGGGCATCTGCACGCGATATCGGCGATGCACTCGAGACTCTTGCCGCCACGGTTGTCATTGCCGTAGCTGAAAACAAGTCGGCCGTTTCTGCCTCTGGTATTACGGGGCTGGAAGAGCTGGAAAACGATCTGTTTGCTTTCAACCAGACCGTCGCTTCCAGCCACGAAGTACAACGTGCTCTGTCTGAGCCGCAGGCATCCGCCGCGGCCAAGGTGGTACTGGCCGAGAAACTTGTTCCTGGCATCAGCGAGGAAGCAAAGGTTCTCATTGGCCAGGCCGTAACACAGCCGCGCGGTGTCAAGCCGAGCAAGCTCGTCGAGTCCTTCGCCAAGCTTGCAGCAAAGCGTCAGCAGCGCTGGATTGCAACTGTCAGCGTTACCCGTCCGTTGACGGAAACGCAGGCCAGCCGTCTGCAGGCCGGGCTGGATGCCCTGTACGGCCGCGAGCTCAAGGTCAACGTCAATGTTGACCCGCGCCTGATTGGTGGAATCCGCGTCCAGGTAGGCGATGAAGTGCTTGACGCTTCAGTTATCGGCCGCCTGACCGACCTCCGCCGTCAGCTCGCTGGCTAG
- a CDS encoding F0F1 ATP synthase subunit B produces MNQLIISAATEGEEATNPLVPNVWEMGVVLVGFAVLLYIVVKFIVPMFEKTFAERAEAIEGGIAKAEKAQAEASAALEEYKQQLTDARAEANRIREEARAEGAQILADLKAKAAAESARITEQAHAAIESERQAAVVSLRSEVGTLATTLAGRIVGEALTDDERAARVVDRFLADLETQNAGAAK; encoded by the coding sequence ATGAATCAGCTGATCATCTCAGCCGCCACTGAAGGCGAAGAGGCCACTAACCCTCTCGTTCCCAATGTTTGGGAAATGGGCGTCGTCCTCGTCGGCTTTGCTGTCCTCCTGTACATCGTGGTCAAGTTCATTGTCCCGATGTTCGAGAAGACGTTCGCAGAGCGCGCCGAAGCGATTGAAGGTGGCATCGCAAAGGCAGAAAAGGCTCAGGCCGAAGCTTCTGCAGCTCTCGAAGAGTACAAGCAGCAGCTCACCGATGCCCGCGCCGAAGCCAACCGGATCCGCGAAGAAGCACGCGCTGAAGGCGCCCAGATCCTCGCTGACCTGAAGGCCAAGGCAGCTGCCGAGTCTGCCCGCATCACCGAGCAGGCACACGCCGCCATTGAGTCCGAGCGCCAGGCAGCTGTTGTCTCGCTTCGCTCAGAGGTGGGTACTTTGGCTACCACGTTGGCTGGCCGCATTGTTGGTGAAGCACTCACTGATGATGAGCGCGCCGCACGCGTTGTGGACCGCTTCCTGGCAGATCTGGAGACCCAGAACGCAGGTGCAGCTAAGTAA
- the atpE gene encoding ATP synthase F0 subunit C, translating to MEGNLNLVGYGLSAIGGGIGVGLVFAAYINGVARQPEAQRVLQPIAFLGLALTEALAILGLVFAFVL from the coding sequence ATGGAAGGCAATCTCAACCTCGTAGGTTACGGTCTGTCCGCAATCGGCGGTGGTATCGGTGTGGGTCTCGTATTCGCGGCTTACATCAACGGTGTTGCTCGTCAGCCGGAAGCTCAGCGCGTGCTGCAGCCGATCGCATTCCTTGGTCTGGCACTGACCGAAGCTCTTGCCATCCTCGGCCTCGTCTTCGCTTTCGTTCTCTAG
- the atpB gene encoding F0F1 ATP synthase subunit A, translated as MIALALPAQDSGSFTPPGIDEMHLPAILPWGAHDGFSKQMLLVILSVVIIATFFILAARKQQLVPGKLQFAGEMAYGFVRNSIAKDIIGGKDFIKYVPLLFSLFFFILVNNIYGAIPVIQLPSFSHVGGAYVLAGIVYFTWIIIGIKKNGLKYFKLATVPSGVPWYILPIVVPIEIISNFLVRPVTHSLRLFATMLAGHLIVMLAGSGIEFLIMQENVLLKGTSVLVLVGAIAMYMLEALIMALQAYVFTLLTAIYIEGALHADSH; from the coding sequence TTGATCGCGCTTGCGCTCCCCGCCCAGGATTCGGGGTCATTCACCCCACCCGGAATCGACGAAATGCACCTGCCGGCAATCCTGCCTTGGGGTGCGCACGATGGCTTCTCCAAGCAGATGCTGCTGGTGATCCTTTCGGTCGTCATTATCGCTACATTCTTCATCCTCGCTGCACGTAAGCAGCAGCTGGTTCCCGGCAAGCTGCAGTTCGCAGGCGAAATGGCCTATGGCTTCGTCCGCAACAGCATCGCCAAGGACATCATCGGCGGCAAGGACTTCATCAAGTATGTCCCGCTGTTGTTCAGCTTGTTCTTCTTCATTCTGGTGAACAACATCTACGGCGCCATCCCCGTGATCCAGCTCCCGAGCTTCTCGCACGTAGGCGGCGCCTATGTGCTGGCCGGCATCGTGTACTTCACCTGGATCATTATCGGCATCAAGAAGAACGGCCTGAAGTATTTCAAGCTCGCAACCGTTCCGTCCGGCGTGCCGTGGTACATCCTGCCGATCGTTGTTCCGATCGAAATCATCTCCAACTTCCTGGTCCGTCCCGTTACGCACAGCCTTCGTCTGTTCGCGACCATGCTGGCAGGCCACTTGATCGTCATGCTCGCCGGTTCCGGTATTGAGTTCCTGATCATGCAGGAGAACGTCCTCTTGAAGGGCACTTCCGTTCTCGTCCTCGTCGGCGCTATCGCCATGTACATGCTGGAGGCCCTGATCATGGCCCTGCAGGCTTACGTGTTCACGCTGCTGACCGCGATCTACATCGAAGGCGCACTGCACGCCGACAGCCACTAG
- a CDS encoding MraY family glycosyltransferase, whose product MIMYLLMALTAAVVSYAGTWGARVLGNKLRLYRPIRSRDMHSALISKLGGLGIFAGFFVALVVSSNSFFVKDIFRHNDAPWGILAGAVVIVAVGVADDILDIRWWIKLLGQAAAAFIVAIWGVRMSVVPFIPEPILIDSELIQIVLTAGLIVTTMNAVNFIDGLDGLAAGVATIGGGAFFLTAYWVHRNNPSTDNSDLATLLMAILVGGCIGFLPHNWFPAKIFMGDSGAMLIGLLMASAGVVATGQIGSGLYDRANGIPTIIPIVLPFAVLSLPLLDFGMAVVRRTARGQSPWSADRGHLHHKLVDLGYSHRTAVVMLYVWTCILAFGGVAFAVFPWQIVLIVVVVAALVMAAVTAWPYFTRNAARPGERS is encoded by the coding sequence ATGATCATGTATCTGCTGATGGCACTCACGGCTGCAGTGGTGTCTTATGCGGGAACGTGGGGAGCCCGCGTGCTGGGGAACAAATTGCGGCTTTACCGTCCCATCCGCAGCAGGGACATGCACTCCGCGCTCATCTCGAAACTGGGCGGGCTTGGCATCTTTGCGGGCTTTTTTGTTGCCCTTGTGGTGTCAAGCAACTCCTTCTTCGTCAAGGACATCTTCAGGCACAACGATGCTCCCTGGGGCATTCTCGCCGGAGCCGTAGTGATCGTGGCGGTGGGGGTGGCAGACGACATCCTCGACATCCGCTGGTGGATCAAACTCCTCGGGCAGGCAGCAGCCGCTTTCATCGTCGCGATTTGGGGTGTGAGGATGTCCGTGGTTCCTTTCATCCCGGAACCGATACTGATTGATTCCGAACTCATCCAGATTGTCCTGACAGCCGGGCTGATTGTTACCACCATGAATGCCGTCAATTTCATTGATGGCCTGGATGGACTGGCTGCCGGGGTAGCCACGATAGGCGGCGGGGCATTCTTCCTCACGGCGTACTGGGTCCACCGGAACAACCCTTCAACTGACAATTCAGATCTGGCGACACTCCTAATGGCGATCCTGGTGGGTGGCTGCATCGGATTCCTTCCGCATAACTGGTTTCCGGCCAAGATCTTCATGGGCGACTCCGGCGCCATGCTCATCGGTCTCCTGATGGCTTCAGCCGGTGTAGTGGCCACGGGCCAAATTGGATCCGGGCTCTATGACCGCGCCAACGGTATTCCTACGATCATCCCGATCGTCTTGCCGTTCGCCGTACTATCCCTTCCACTCCTGGATTTCGGAATGGCCGTGGTTCGCAGAACTGCGCGTGGGCAGTCTCCCTGGTCCGCAGACCGTGGGCACCTCCACCACAAGCTGGTGGACCTCGGGTACTCGCACCGCACGGCCGTCGTCATGCTTTATGTTTGGACCTGCATCCTGGCCTTCGGCGGCGTGGCCTTTGCGGTGTTCCCTTGGCAGATTGTTTTGATTGTGGTGGTTGTTGCGGCCCTTGTCATGGCCGCCGTAACGGCATGGCCATACTTCACCCGGAATGCGGCGAGGCCGGGGGAGCGCTCATGA